In a single window of the Streptomyces brevispora genome:
- a CDS encoding DUF6381 family protein, with product MSVADESGGRAERIRAKAQEMQEAAERASDPQERERLKNKARRLNERSDQVSTKGDGRMNPL from the coding sequence ATGAGCGTTGCGGATGAATCCGGAGGCCGCGCCGAGCGTATTCGCGCCAAGGCGCAGGAGATGCAGGAGGCTGCCGAGCGGGCCTCCGATCCACAGGAGCGGGAGCGCCTCAAGAACAAGGCGCGCCGCCTCAACGAGCGGAGTGACCAGGTGAGCACCAAGGGTGACGGGCGCATGAATCCCCTCTGA
- a CDS encoding ISAs1 family transposase, translating into MGALIAVAVCAVVAGARGFTAIGEWARDAGSAALERLGLERGGVDESTLRRLFARLDADRLDAVLGAWALAGTVLVAGRRVIAIDGKTVRGARGGGSSAPHLVAALAHGSGAVLGQVAVGEKSNEIPAARELLQLLDLDGVVVTMDALHTQHDTASLVTEADGDYVLTVKANQKSLYAQLKMLPWASIPAVTRTDRGHGRRATRTIKVVDVPVRVEFTAAAQVVQLRRTVTRKGRRSVEIVYLITSADAHTAPPAFLATWVQSHWEIENRLHWVRDVTFDEDRSQVRTNAPRVMAGLRNTAITLLRLDGHHNIAAALRHHARDTDRPINLLLAA; encoded by the coding sequence GTGGGCGCTCTGATCGCGGTGGCGGTATGCGCGGTGGTGGCCGGGGCCCGAGGGTTCACCGCGATCGGGGAATGGGCCCGGGACGCCGGAAGTGCCGCGCTGGAAAGGCTGGGACTTGAGCGGGGCGGGGTGGACGAATCTACTCTGCGACGCCTGTTCGCCCGTCTCGACGCGGATCGTCTCGATGCGGTGCTGGGCGCCTGGGCCTTGGCCGGGACCGTGCTTGTCGCGGGCCGCAGGGTGATCGCGATCGACGGCAAGACGGTCCGCGGTGCACGCGGTGGCGGCTCCTCGGCCCCGCACCTGGTCGCCGCCCTCGCTCACGGGTCCGGGGCGGTGCTCGGCCAGGTCGCGGTGGGTGAGAAGAGCAACGAGATCCCCGCCGCCCGGGAACTGCTTCAACTCCTCGACCTGGACGGCGTGGTCGTCACGATGGACGCACTGCACACCCAGCACGACACGGCGTCCCTGGTGACCGAGGCCGACGGAGACTACGTCCTGACCGTGAAGGCCAATCAGAAGTCCTTGTATGCACAGCTCAAAATGCTTCCCTGGGCTTCGATACCCGCCGTCACCAGGACGGACCGAGGACACGGACGTCGGGCCACCCGCACGATCAAGGTCGTCGACGTGCCGGTACGGGTCGAGTTCACCGCTGCCGCGCAGGTCGTTCAACTGCGGCGCACCGTCACCAGGAAGGGCCGCCGGAGCGTCGAGATCGTCTACCTGATCACCAGCGCGGACGCCCACACCGCGCCGCCGGCATTTCTGGCCACATGGGTGCAGTCGCACTGGGAGATCGAGAACCGCCTGCACTGGGTTCGCGACGTCACCTTCGACGAGGACCGATCCCAGGTCCGCACCAACGCACCCCGTGTCATGGCGGGCCTGCGCAACACCGCGATCACCCTTCTCCGCCTGGACGGACACCACAACATCGCCGCCGCCCTGCGACATCACGCCCGCGACACCGACCGCCCCATCAACCTGCTGCTGGCAGCGTGA
- a CDS encoding DUF389 domain-containing protein — translation MLAAVIAGAGVVGDSTATVIGAMIVAPLMTPILGCALALVLARRRQVTRCLLLVIGGALAVITIGVLLGWIVSSPDAYTSNSQVSSRISPRLIDLLAALATGTVGAFALVRADISDTLLGVAIAISLVPPLAVTGLLLTVHRYHDAGQSALFATNVAAIVATGTVAFLCYGVRAGAERAHMRVGQFRGRTLGAVVCVVVLVAVPLTVGTVTVAQDRSLATDARPVAEKWAATGTWQIMSVEARNGIVVISALGLPPQPAPTALRTALDDHGMRDADLELHLVGGRTQWCPSETDTCTVQEGGRSCLRPDSREVYAPP, via the coding sequence GTGCTGGCCGCCGTCATCGCCGGTGCCGGTGTGGTCGGGGACTCGACCGCCACGGTGATCGGCGCGATGATCGTCGCCCCGTTGATGACACCCATCCTAGGGTGCGCGCTGGCACTCGTCCTGGCACGTCGACGACAGGTGACGCGCTGCCTTCTGCTGGTGATTGGGGGCGCCCTGGCGGTGATCACGATCGGGGTGCTGCTCGGCTGGATTGTCTCCTCGCCTGACGCCTACACCTCCAACAGTCAGGTCTCCTCGCGCATCAGCCCCCGCCTCATCGACCTGCTGGCAGCGCTGGCCACCGGTACCGTCGGCGCGTTCGCCCTCGTGCGCGCCGACATCTCCGACACCCTTCTCGGCGTCGCGATCGCCATCTCCCTGGTGCCGCCGCTGGCCGTGACCGGGCTTCTGCTCACGGTGCACCGCTATCACGACGCCGGGCAGTCGGCGCTGTTCGCCACGAACGTGGCCGCCATCGTGGCCACGGGAACCGTGGCCTTCCTGTGCTACGGCGTCCGGGCGGGAGCCGAGAGAGCGCACATGCGCGTAGGCCAGTTCCGTGGAAGAACGCTGGGTGCGGTGGTGTGCGTGGTCGTGCTCGTCGCGGTTCCGCTCACGGTCGGCACCGTCACTGTCGCCCAGGACCGCTCGCTGGCCACCGACGCCCGGCCGGTCGCGGAGAAGTGGGCCGCCACCGGGACATGGCAGATCATGTCCGTGGAGGCACGCAACGGTATCGTCGTGATCAGCGCACTCGGACTGCCTCCACAGCCCGCGCCGACCGCGCTGCGCACCGCCCTCGACGACCACGGCATGCGTGACGCTGATCTCGAACTCCATCTGGTCGGCGGGCGTACGCAGTGGTGCCCCTCCGAAACGGACACCTGCACGGTCCAAGAGGGCGGCCGCAGTTGTCTGCGCCCGGACTCGCGCGAGGTGTATGCGCCGCCGTGA
- a CDS encoding nitroreductase family deazaflavin-dependent oxidoreductase — protein MPLQGEYEPSPTQWVRDQVEQYESSGGKEGTTMRDMPVIILTTRGARSGKIRKTPLMRVEHNGSYAVVASQGGAPKHPVWYYNLTADPRAELQDGPVRQDMNAREVTGDEKALWWERAVEAFPDYADYQKKTDRQIPVFVLEPAESGH, from the coding sequence ATGCCTCTCCAGGGTGAGTACGAGCCGAGTCCCACTCAGTGGGTGCGGGACCAGGTCGAGCAGTACGAGAGTTCAGGCGGTAAGGAAGGGACGACGATGCGGGACATGCCCGTCATCATTCTGACCACCCGTGGTGCCAGGAGCGGGAAGATCCGTAAAACGCCGCTCATGCGCGTCGAGCACAACGGTTCATACGCGGTGGTCGCCTCACAGGGCGGAGCCCCGAAGCACCCGGTCTGGTACTACAACCTCACCGCCGACCCGCGTGCCGAACTGCAGGACGGGCCGGTGCGCCAGGACATGAACGCCCGGGAGGTGACCGGGGACGAGAAGGCGCTCTGGTGGGAGCGCGCCGTCGAGGCGTTTCCCGACTACGCCGACTACCAGAAGAAGACGGACCGGCAGATCCCGGTCTTCGTTCTGGAGCCGGCGGAATCCGGCCACTGA
- a CDS encoding dihydrofolate reductase family protein, whose amino-acid sequence MTERTARRRIVTNMSLSLDGRYAAPDDPLDMGWVMPYAVTDVARDHLAGIREPATTVLLGRVNAEGFLGFWPTVIEMEGADPRDVGFAKWLVDTDKVVLSSTLEEAPWERTTIVDKPTAEVAEDLRTTEGGDILVLSSGSVIKALLAADKVDRLALTIFPVFLGGGPRLFDDGLPVGHWTLVSQAAGEHGTLALVYDRVR is encoded by the coding sequence GTGACAGAGCGGACCGCCCGCCGCAGGATCGTCACCAACATGAGCCTGTCCCTCGACGGCCGCTACGCCGCGCCGGACGACCCGCTGGACATGGGGTGGGTAATGCCATACGCAGTCACCGACGTCGCTCGCGACCACCTGGCCGGGATCCGGGAGCCGGCGACGACGGTCCTGCTCGGACGGGTCAACGCCGAGGGGTTCCTCGGCTTCTGGCCCACCGTCATCGAAATGGAAGGGGCCGACCCGCGCGACGTGGGCTTCGCGAAGTGGCTCGTCGACACCGACAAGGTGGTTCTGTCCTCCACCCTCGAAGAAGCCCCTTGGGAGCGGACGACGATCGTCGACAAGCCGACCGCCGAGGTGGCAGAGGACCTCAGAACGACCGAGGGCGGAGACATTCTCGTGCTCTCCAGCGGGAGCGTCATCAAGGCCCTGCTGGCGGCCGACAAGGTCGACCGGCTGGCGCTCACGATCTTCCCGGTCTTCCTCGGCGGCGGTCCGCGCCTCTTCGACGACGGGCTGCCTGTAGGACATTGGACGCTCGTCAGCCAGGCTGCGGGCGAGCACGGCACGTTGGCCCTCGTCTACGACCGAGTCCGCTGA
- a CDS encoding sigma-70 family RNA polymerase sigma factor has product MTESRSRTRPGADPMTQQLPDLSFTAFHQMNRPRYIHYAETFLHNRHDAEEAIDSAFEQLLRTWDKVLRVENPSGYAWTVMRNKVNDHSRARRRRPPLLDDEAFNTFALRDAVDPYGQITESLALMRAMRQLTERQLDVMVMTYLTD; this is encoded by the coding sequence GTGACCGAGTCCCGAAGCCGCACGCGTCCGGGCGCCGATCCGATGACCCAACAGCTCCCCGACCTCTCCTTCACCGCTTTCCACCAGATGAACCGCCCGCGCTACATCCACTACGCCGAGACGTTCCTGCACAACCGCCACGACGCCGAAGAGGCGATCGACAGCGCCTTCGAGCAGCTCCTGCGAACCTGGGACAAAGTCCTGCGCGTCGAGAATCCCTCCGGTTACGCATGGACGGTCATGCGCAACAAGGTCAACGACCACAGCCGCGCGCGCCGGCGCCGGCCCCCGCTGCTCGACGACGAGGCCTTCAACACCTTCGCCCTGCGCGACGCCGTCGATCCGTACGGACAGATCACCGAGTCCCTCGCACTCATGAGGGCCATGCGCCAGCTCACCGAGCGTCAGCTCGACGTCATGGTGATGACCTACCTCACGGACTGA
- a CDS encoding carbohydrate kinase family protein — MLDRIDLLVIGECVADIVRLPDAPDQVHPGGSPANVAYGLARLGHGVTLLTQLGPDGNGRRIRDHLNDAGVEVRTDGAMAATPSAAVTLDDTGTATYTFEITWTLGPVSLEQPPRHVHTGSIAAVMAPGATAVVAAVDSLRKAATVSYDPNVRPELMGDHEAAVREVERCVALSDVVKASDEDLEWLYPGQEPGQVAERWLATGPAVVLVTRGADGALAVLPDEQVTVDALPTEVVDTVGAGDAFMSGTLHALAAHGLLGPGGRDRLRSLDRATVTDVLRHASASAAVTVARAGANPPDAAELAGALGP, encoded by the coding sequence ATGCTCGACAGAATCGATCTGCTGGTCATCGGCGAATGCGTCGCCGACATCGTCCGGCTGCCGGATGCGCCCGACCAGGTCCACCCGGGAGGCAGCCCGGCCAACGTCGCGTACGGCCTGGCCAGGCTCGGGCACGGCGTCACCCTTCTCACCCAGCTCGGCCCGGACGGCAACGGGCGGCGGATCCGTGACCATCTGAACGACGCCGGGGTCGAGGTCCGCACGGACGGCGCGATGGCCGCCACCCCGTCCGCCGCCGTGACCCTGGACGACACCGGGACGGCCACGTACACCTTCGAGATCACCTGGACGCTCGGCCCCGTCTCCTTGGAACAGCCGCCCCGGCACGTCCACACCGGGTCGATCGCCGCGGTGATGGCACCCGGGGCGACCGCGGTCGTCGCCGCAGTCGACTCGCTGCGGAAGGCCGCCACCGTCAGCTACGACCCCAACGTGCGGCCGGAGTTGATGGGAGACCACGAGGCCGCCGTCCGCGAGGTCGAGCGCTGCGTCGCGCTCAGCGATGTGGTCAAGGCGAGTGATGAGGACCTGGAATGGCTGTATCCGGGCCAGGAACCGGGGCAGGTCGCCGAGCGATGGCTCGCCACCGGCCCGGCCGTCGTCCTCGTCACCCGGGGCGCCGACGGGGCCCTGGCGGTCCTGCCCGACGAGCAGGTGACGGTCGACGCGCTGCCCACCGAGGTCGTCGACACGGTCGGGGCGGGGGACGCCTTCATGTCGGGCACCCTGCATGCACTGGCCGCACACGGACTGCTCGGCCCGGGCGGCCGGGATCGGCTCCGTTCGCTGGACCGGGCAACGGTCACCGACGTCCTGCGCCACGCGTCGGCCTCGGCGGCCGTCACCGTGGCAAGGGCCGGGGCCAACCCGCCCGACGCGGCGGAGCTCGCCGGGGCGCTCGGTCCTTGA
- a CDS encoding metalloregulator ArsR/SmtB family transcription factor, translating to MADALLIALADPARWRLVNLLAERPRSVGVLAQLAQARQPQTTKHLQTLERAGIVTAQRTGQRRIYALRPGPLRDLAAALNLLADTAEQVDGPRATYDRYGLSLHAERLAAEESGWADGRSFRFLRSMTVRPDLVWRHLTEASLLARWWTPDDLRTSELVFDARPGGRIVLEYRDAGDAEGSALVAGRAEGAVDELSPGERLTYRLSPLLPDGGFAFTAHVDLDLSSTDAGTDLDVHYRITDSTVDSADFIAGIEIGFGQSLDKLAATLAADSHHPVSANGTHDTGGTETDTRSTK from the coding sequence ATGGCAGATGCACTCCTCATCGCACTGGCTGACCCGGCCCGCTGGCGGCTCGTCAACCTGCTGGCCGAGCGGCCCCGCTCGGTCGGCGTCCTTGCTCAGCTGGCCCAGGCGCGCCAGCCCCAGACGACCAAGCACTTGCAGACCCTTGAGCGCGCAGGCATCGTCACCGCGCAGCGCACCGGCCAGCGCCGTATCTACGCACTCCGGCCGGGTCCACTGCGGGATCTGGCGGCTGCGCTCAACCTGCTGGCCGACACCGCGGAGCAGGTCGATGGCCCGCGCGCGACTTACGATCGCTACGGGCTCAGCCTCCACGCGGAGCGGCTTGCCGCCGAGGAATCAGGGTGGGCCGACGGCCGCTCGTTCAGGTTCCTCAGGTCGATGACGGTGCGCCCCGACCTGGTCTGGCGTCATCTGACCGAGGCCTCCCTGCTCGCCCGATGGTGGACGCCCGACGACCTCCGCACATCTGAGCTCGTCTTTGATGCGCGACCGGGTGGGCGCATCGTCCTGGAGTACCGCGATGCCGGGGACGCAGAAGGCTCCGCCCTGGTCGCGGGGCGCGCCGAGGGAGCCGTTGACGAGCTGAGTCCTGGTGAACGCCTGACCTACCGGCTTTCCCCACTGCTTCCCGACGGAGGCTTCGCCTTCACCGCACACGTCGATCTCGACCTGAGCTCCACCGATGCCGGCACAGACCTGGACGTCCACTACCGGATCACCGACAGCACTGTCGACTCCGCGGACTTCATCGCAGGCATCGAGATCGGCTTCGGCCAGAGCCTCGACAAGCTCGCGGCGACCCTTGCAGCCGACTCGCATCACCCCGTCAGCGCCAACGGCACTCACGACACCGGCGGCACCGAAACCGACACGAGGAGCACGAAGTGA
- a CDS encoding DUF6221 family protein — translation MADNSYLVAFVRARLDEEEEVARAAGGEGWRCPAEVPGEIHDRTGAIAFSLRTLGYNHHIARQDPARTLQRIETSRVLLDEYAEVAELDTDRPDRDFASGRAFGLGFVVRQMAAEQAGHPDYQVKWLPRFTQ, via the coding sequence ATGGCAGACAATTCCTACCTGGTCGCGTTCGTCCGGGCGCGCCTCGACGAGGAAGAAGAGGTCGCACGAGCGGCCGGCGGCGAGGGGTGGCGGTGTCCGGCCGAGGTGCCGGGCGAAATCCACGACCGGACCGGCGCGATCGCGTTCAGCCTGAGGACACTCGGCTACAACCACCACATCGCCCGGCAGGATCCCGCGCGAACCCTCCAGCGCATCGAGACGAGCCGCGTTCTCCTGGACGAGTACGCGGAGGTCGCCGAGCTGGACACCGACCGCCCCGACCGGGACTTCGCATCGGGGCGGGCCTTCGGGCTGGGCTTCGTGGTCCGGCAGATGGCCGCGGAGCAAGCGGGGCACCCCGACTACCAGGTGAAGTGGCTCCCGCGGTTCACGCAGTAG
- the rph gene encoding rifamycin-inactivating phosphotransferase yields MVEPDVWDLQEVDEMRVAVVGGKGAHLGGLSRIEAISVPSGFCVTTDAFRRVMEQAPSIDERLDQLSRLNPDDREAIRTLSAQIRRTIEGIAVPGDLAAAITRALARLGEHTAYAVRSSATAEDLPTASFAGQQDTYLNVVGPTAILQHVSRCWASLFTERAVTYRQRNGFDHRTVHMAVVVQQMVFPHAAGILFTADPVTGNRKVATVDAGFGLGEAMVSGLVNPDVFKVRGGEVVARAISTKQRAVHALPAGGTREVAIDSRQQEQPALTDTQVVRLVELGRRIEAHFGRPQDVEWCLVDDGFQIVQSRPITTLFPIPVADDQENHVYVSVGHQQMMTDPMKPLGFSMWQLTAMVPMHEAGGRLFVDVTRRLVSPASRAALLDVMGRDDPLVRDALETVLDRDDFVPSLPDSGSGDRLPGGGASAPIETDPALVTALIERSQASVAALERNIRTKTGPALFEFLLETFEEHKRVLGDPLNLQVIMAGMEATWWLNDKLQEWLGEKNAADTLTLSAPDNITSEMGLALLDVADVIRPHAEVVAFLQGVEDEGFLDELAKFEGGTEARDAMEAYLDRYGMRCVGEIDITRPRWRERPTTLVPVILDNVRNFEPGAAERRFEQGRQKARKKEQDVLSRLRALPDGDRKADEAKRMIDRVRTFIGYREYPKYGIVSRYFVYKQALLEEAERLVQADVLREVGDVFYLTFQELHDVVRSNQVDDQLIQERKDAFRSYGALTPPRVLTSDGEAVTGAYRRDDVPAGALIGLPVSAGTVEGRARVILDMAKADVEAGDILVTTFTDPSWSPLFVAIAGLVTEVGGLMTHGAVIAREYGLPAVVGVEQATRLVRDGQRIRVHGTDGYVEILP; encoded by the coding sequence ATGGTTGAGCCGGATGTGTGGGACCTTCAAGAGGTCGACGAGATGCGGGTCGCGGTCGTCGGCGGCAAGGGCGCGCACCTGGGCGGGCTGTCACGGATCGAAGCCATTTCTGTCCCGAGTGGATTCTGTGTGACGACGGACGCTTTCCGGCGGGTCATGGAGCAAGCGCCGTCGATCGACGAGCGGCTCGATCAGTTGTCGCGCTTGAACCCGGACGACCGGGAGGCGATCCGCACGCTCAGCGCGCAGATTCGTCGGACCATCGAAGGGATTGCCGTCCCGGGCGATCTCGCGGCGGCGATCACCCGCGCGCTCGCCCGGCTCGGCGAGCACACCGCCTACGCCGTCCGATCCAGTGCGACGGCAGAGGACCTGCCGACGGCCTCCTTCGCCGGCCAGCAGGACACGTACCTGAACGTCGTGGGGCCGACGGCGATCCTCCAGCACGTGAGCCGTTGCTGGGCCTCGCTGTTCACCGAGCGGGCCGTGACCTACCGGCAGCGGAACGGCTTCGACCATCGCACGGTCCACATGGCCGTGGTCGTGCAGCAGATGGTCTTCCCGCATGCTGCCGGCATCCTGTTCACGGCCGACCCCGTCACGGGCAACCGGAAGGTCGCCACCGTGGACGCCGGCTTCGGCCTCGGCGAGGCCATGGTCTCCGGCCTGGTGAACCCGGATGTCTTCAAGGTGCGGGGCGGCGAAGTCGTCGCCAGGGCGATCTCCACCAAACAGCGTGCCGTCCACGCCCTGCCAGCCGGCGGTACGCGGGAAGTGGCGATCGACTCGCGGCAGCAGGAGCAGCCGGCGCTGACGGATACGCAGGTCGTGCGGCTCGTGGAGCTCGGGCGGCGGATCGAGGCGCACTTCGGCCGTCCGCAGGACGTCGAATGGTGCCTGGTCGATGACGGCTTCCAGATTGTTCAGAGCCGGCCGATCACGACGTTGTTCCCCATCCCCGTGGCCGACGACCAGGAGAATCACGTCTACGTCTCCGTCGGTCATCAGCAGATGATGACCGACCCCATGAAGCCCTTGGGGTTCTCCATGTGGCAGCTGACGGCCATGGTGCCGATGCACGAGGCCGGCGGGAGGCTGTTCGTGGACGTCACCCGGCGCCTGGTCTCGCCTGCTAGCCGCGCCGCTCTCCTGGACGTCATGGGGAGAGACGATCCGCTGGTGAGGGACGCTCTGGAAACCGTCCTCGACCGCGACGACTTCGTCCCGTCACTCCCGGACTCGGGGTCCGGCGACAGGCTACCGGGCGGCGGTGCGTCCGCCCCGATCGAGACCGATCCGGCCCTCGTGACCGCGCTGATCGAGCGCAGTCAGGCTTCCGTCGCCGCCCTGGAGCGCAACATCCGGACGAAGACCGGACCGGCGCTGTTCGAATTCCTACTGGAGACCTTCGAGGAGCACAAGCGAGTCCTCGGTGATCCGCTGAACCTTCAGGTGATCATGGCGGGGATGGAGGCCACGTGGTGGCTCAACGACAAGCTGCAGGAGTGGCTGGGCGAGAAGAACGCGGCTGACACGCTCACGCTGTCCGCCCCCGACAACATCACGTCGGAGATGGGACTGGCGCTGCTCGACGTCGCGGACGTGATCCGCCCGCATGCGGAGGTGGTGGCGTTCCTGCAGGGCGTCGAGGACGAGGGCTTCCTGGACGAGCTGGCGAAGTTCGAGGGCGGTACCGAGGCGCGCGACGCCATGGAGGCCTACCTCGACCGGTACGGTATGCGCTGCGTCGGCGAGATCGACATCACGAGGCCACGTTGGCGCGAGCGCCCGACCACGCTCGTGCCCGTGATCCTCGACAACGTCAGGAACTTCGAGCCGGGCGCCGCCGAGCGGCGCTTCGAGCAAGGGCGGCAGAAGGCCCGGAAGAAGGAACAGGACGTGCTGTCACGCTTGCGGGCCCTGCCGGACGGGGACCGGAAGGCTGACGAGGCCAAGCGGATGATCGACCGGGTCAGAACCTTCATCGGGTACCGGGAGTACCCGAAGTACGGCATCGTCAGCCGCTACTTCGTCTACAAGCAGGCCCTGCTGGAGGAGGCCGAGCGCCTCGTGCAGGCCGACGTGCTTCGTGAGGTGGGGGACGTCTTCTACCTCACGTTCCAGGAACTCCACGACGTCGTGCGCTCGAACCAGGTGGATGACCAGCTCATCCAGGAGCGCAAGGACGCGTTCCGGTCATACGGCGCGCTCACACCACCCCGGGTACTCACCTCGGATGGTGAGGCCGTCACCGGGGCCTACCGGCGCGACGACGTACCGGCCGGCGCCCTGATCGGCCTACCTGTTTCCGCCGGGACCGTCGAGGGAAGGGCCCGCGTGATCCTTGACATGGCGAAAGCCGATGTCGAAGCGGGCGACATCCTGGTCACGACCTTCACGGACCCCAGCTGGTCGCCGCTGTTCGTCGCAATCGCGGGCCTGGTGACGGAGGTGGGCGGCCTGATGACCCATGGCGCGGTGATCGCCCGGGAGTACGGCTTGCCGGCCGTCGTGGGCGTGGAGCAGGCCACCCGGCTGGTGCGCGACGGGCAGCGGATCCGCGTACACGGAACCGACGGGTACGTCGAGATCCTGCCTTGA
- a CDS encoding nuclear transport factor 2 family protein — MQEEPAQAAIDTFVSAFNASADSYVTELLAQALTPDVIFWGPLGRSEGVEAVERFVLEMRRHPAGPGSMVRASAVDVPGEWARYRWVYSTPGSGPTLAGTDVVHLRDTRIDQMIVFAGDISGSD; from the coding sequence ATGCAGGAAGAACCCGCTCAAGCAGCCATCGATACGTTCGTCTCGGCGTTCAACGCATCTGCCGACAGCTACGTCACGGAGTTGCTCGCCCAAGCGCTCACCCCCGACGTGATCTTCTGGGGACCACTGGGGCGCAGTGAAGGCGTGGAAGCGGTCGAGCGTTTCGTGCTGGAGATGCGGCGGCATCCTGCGGGACCGGGCTCGATGGTGCGCGCGTCAGCGGTCGACGTACCGGGGGAATGGGCGCGTTACCGCTGGGTGTACAGCACACCTGGCAGCGGGCCGACACTGGCCGGCACGGATGTGGTGCACCTGCGGGATACCAGGATCGACCAGATGATCGTTTTCGCGGGTGACATTTCCGGATCTGATTGA
- a CDS encoding PP2C family protein-serine/threonine phosphatase, producing MAVPLALIVAITTINLATPGHLHLGPLLVAAPALAAASAGPRLIALTGVLAVAGQVILGVALKDLASSERMAQVFSVVLVSVFAALLSEARDRRARELTRVRQVSEIAQNLVLRPLPARIGPLRVAAVYLAAESEMQIGGDLYAATRTTSGTRLLVGDVRGNGLTAVGDAALLLGAFRAAAHRQVGLADLTAYLDASVCWNLAEPGEGDLAQECFITALLLDIPDHSPTIKTVHCGHPSPLLLRQGRITALSAHRPSPPLGLQLVTPRHHVDTFDFTAGDVLLLYTDGVTEARNSQGDFYPLAERAAAWTGQRPEVLLQHLRADLLAYAGGRLGDDAAMIAIERLTDH from the coding sequence GTGGCCGTTCCGCTCGCGCTGATCGTCGCGATCACCACCATCAACCTGGCCACCCCCGGTCACCTGCACCTCGGACCGCTCCTGGTCGCCGCCCCGGCGCTCGCCGCGGCCAGCGCCGGGCCGAGGCTGATCGCGCTGACCGGAGTGCTGGCCGTGGCGGGCCAGGTGATCCTGGGCGTCGCACTCAAGGACCTCGCCTCGTCGGAACGCATGGCGCAGGTGTTCAGCGTGGTTCTGGTCTCCGTGTTCGCGGCGCTCCTGTCCGAGGCACGGGACCGGAGGGCACGGGAGCTGACACGAGTGCGTCAGGTCTCCGAGATCGCCCAGAATCTGGTGCTTCGCCCGCTGCCCGCACGGATCGGGCCGCTGCGCGTAGCCGCGGTGTATCTGGCGGCGGAAAGCGAGATGCAGATCGGCGGCGACCTGTACGCGGCGACTCGGACCACCTCCGGCACCCGGCTGCTCGTCGGCGACGTCCGCGGCAACGGCCTCACCGCCGTGGGCGACGCCGCGCTACTGCTGGGTGCCTTCCGAGCAGCGGCGCACCGGCAGGTCGGCCTGGCGGATCTCACCGCTTACCTGGACGCGAGCGTCTGCTGGAACCTCGCCGAGCCCGGTGAAGGCGATCTGGCGCAGGAGTGCTTCATCACCGCGCTGCTCCTCGACATCCCCGACCACAGCCCCACCATCAAGACGGTCCACTGCGGCCACCCCTCGCCACTCCTGCTACGACAGGGGCGGATCACCGCACTCTCCGCCCACCGGCCCAGCCCCCCGCTCGGCCTGCAACTGGTCACACCCCGCCACCACGTCGACACGTTCGACTTCACGGCCGGCGACGTTCTCCTGCTGTACACCGACGGCGTGACCGAAGCCCGCAACTCCCAGGGCGACTTCTACCCACTCGCCGAACGCGCCGCCGCCTGGACCGGGCAACGTCCCGAGGTCCTCCTGCAGCACCTGCGCGCCGACCTGCTCGCCTACGCGGGCGGCCGGCTTGGCGACGACGCCGCCATGATCGCCATCGAACGCCTGACAGACCACTGA